A portion of the Camelus bactrianus isolate YW-2024 breed Bactrian camel chromosome 25, ASM4877302v1, whole genome shotgun sequence genome contains these proteins:
- the COX6C gene encoding cytochrome c oxidase subunit 6C isoform X1, with amino-acid sequence MRLRTAGTPAISPSVWKGVVELSKIITTMTSGALTKPQMRGLLAKRLRFHIVGAFVVSLGVATLYKFGVAEPRKKAYADFYRNYDSMKDFEEMRKAGIFQSAK; translated from the exons ATGCGCCTGCGCACTGCGGGAACGCCGGCCATTTCTCCATCAGTCTGGAAGGGCGTTGTTGAG CTGTCAAAGATAATAACTACCATGACTTCTGGTGCTTTGACGAAACCTCAGATGCGAGGCCTTTTGGCCAAGCGCCTGCGATTTCATATTGTTGGAGCGTTCGTTGTATCCCTGGGAGTTGCAACCTTGTATAAG TTTGGTGTGGCTGAACCAAGAAAGAAGGCATATGCAGATTTCTACAGAAACTATGATTCCATGAAAGATTTTGAGGAGATGAGGAAGGCTGGTATCTTTCAGAGTGCAAAATGA
- the COX6C gene encoding cytochrome c oxidase subunit 6C isoform X2, whose protein sequence is MTSGALTKPQMRGLLAKRLRFHIVGAFVVSLGVATLYKFGVAEPRKKAYADFYRNYDSMKDFEEMRKAGIFQSAK, encoded by the exons ATGACTTCTGGTGCTTTGACGAAACCTCAGATGCGAGGCCTTTTGGCCAAGCGCCTGCGATTTCATATTGTTGGAGCGTTCGTTGTATCCCTGGGAGTTGCAACCTTGTATAAG TTTGGTGTGGCTGAACCAAGAAAGAAGGCATATGCAGATTTCTACAGAAACTATGATTCCATGAAAGATTTTGAGGAGATGAGGAAGGCTGGTATCTTTCAGAGTGCAAAATGA